One window of the Pedobacter ginsengisoli genome contains the following:
- the hemF gene encoding oxygen-dependent coproporphyrinogen oxidase has translation MVFKDRVVVAYQQIQDQICKSLELTDGKAKFEEEIWNREGGGGGRTRILQHGNVIEKGGVNFSAVHGKLPDSIRKAFKVDSENFFATGVSIVMHPNNPFVPIIHMNIRYFEMDEETRWFGGGIDLTPHYIIDTDARYFHHLLKHTCDEFDTSFYPKFKAHADDYFFIKHREETRGVGGIFYDRLKPENTGLSFDQILDFSVAVGNTFIPAYTELIDRNRDKEFDEKQQEWQYLRRSRYAEFNLVYDAGTKFGLETNGRIESILMSLPPMAKWIYNHQTLPNSDESYTLSKLKKGIEWV, from the coding sequence ATGGTGTTTAAAGATAGAGTAGTAGTGGCTTATCAGCAAATTCAGGATCAGATTTGCAAAAGCCTTGAGTTAACAGATGGCAAAGCTAAATTTGAGGAAGAAATTTGGAATAGAGAGGGTGGAGGTGGTGGCCGGACCCGTATATTACAACACGGTAATGTTATAGAAAAGGGCGGCGTTAACTTCTCGGCAGTTCATGGTAAATTACCAGACTCCATTAGAAAAGCTTTTAAGGTTGATAGTGAGAACTTTTTTGCTACAGGTGTGTCCATAGTAATGCATCCTAATAACCCATTTGTACCTATAATCCATATGAATATCAGGTACTTCGAAATGGATGAGGAAACAAGATGGTTTGGAGGAGGCATAGATTTAACCCCACATTATATTATTGATACCGATGCAAGATATTTCCACCATCTGTTGAAACATACCTGCGACGAATTTGACACTTCTTTTTATCCTAAGTTTAAGGCTCATGCCGATGATTATTTCTTTATTAAACATCGTGAAGAAACAAGAGGAGTGGGAGGCATTTTTTATGATAGATTGAAACCGGAAAATACCGGTTTATCGTTTGATCAGATCCTTGATTTTTCTGTAGCTGTTGGTAATACTTTTATCCCCGCATATACAGAACTAATTGATAGAAACAGAGATAAAGAATTTGACGAGAAACAGCAAGAGTGGCAATATCTGCGACGAAGTCGTTATGCTGAATTTAATTTGGTGTATGATGCAGGAACAAAATTTGGTCTCGAAACCAATGGCAGAATTGAATCTATTTTAATGAGTTTGCCACCTATGGCCAAATGGATATACAATCATCAAACCCTTCCAAACAGTGATGAATCTTATACTTTAAGCAAGCTTAAAAAAGGTATAGAATGGGTCTGA
- the gyrA gene encoding DNA gyrase subunit A — MAEDLENQENDKIIRIDIDEQMKSAYIDYSMSVIVSRALPDVRDGLKPVHRRVLYGMLDLGLTNNKPYKKSARIVGEVLGKYHPHGDASVYNTMVRMAQEWSLRYLMVEGQGNFGSIDGDFPAAMRYTEARFQKIAEEMLADINKDTVDFQLNFDDSLQEPTVLPSKVPNLLINGSSGIAVGMATNMPPHNITESINATIAYIENNDVTVAELMKHIKAPDFPTGAIIYGYTGVQEAFETGRGRIVMRAKAEIEATKERETIIVTEIPYQVNKAMMIERTAELVGEKKIEGISNIKDESNKDGIRIVYEIKRDANASIVLNNLFKQTALQTSFSVNNIALVKGRPQLLNLKDLIQHFVEHRHEVVIRRTKFELAEAQKRAHILEGLLIALDHLDEVINLIRSSDTPEEARLGLMEKFGLSDIQARAILDMTLRRLTGLERDKIKEEYNELMKTIEYLQSILADEGKRMQIIVEELTEMREKYGDERRTQIVHSAEDMSMEDFIEDEEVVITISHEGYIKRTPATEYRTQGRGGKGSKGSDSRNEDFIEHMLIASNHNYMLFFTETGRCFWLRVYEIPEGSRLSKGRAIQNIINIPKEEKIKAFIKVKNLKDQEYLENNYIIMCTKKGTIKKTSLEAYSRPRVNGINAININEGDQLLEASLTTGTSEIVMALRSGRAIRFNEEKVRPMGRTATGVRGVTLAHENDEVVGMIAVNDPGATVLVVSEKGYGKRTDIEDYRVTNRGGKGVKTINVTEKTGTLVAIKNVTDSDDLMIINKSGIVIRIVVSELRVMGRATQGVRLINLKGNDEIASVARIDHDDEETEEATESHVVVDGEALEAAPDEDTTEEETSDEEAGDDAEDETED; from the coding sequence ATGGCAGAAGATTTAGAAAATCAAGAAAACGACAAAATAATAAGAATCGATATTGACGAGCAAATGAAATCAGCTTACATCGATTATTCGATGTCGGTTATCGTATCAAGGGCATTGCCTGACGTACGTGATGGATTAAAACCAGTACACCGCCGCGTGTTATACGGTATGCTCGATCTGGGATTAACAAACAATAAACCATATAAAAAATCTGCACGTATTGTAGGTGAGGTACTGGGTAAGTATCACCCACATGGTGACGCTTCTGTTTATAATACCATGGTAAGGATGGCCCAGGAATGGAGCTTACGTTATTTAATGGTTGAGGGACAGGGAAACTTTGGATCAATTGATGGTGACTTTCCTGCAGCAATGCGTTATACAGAGGCCCGTTTCCAAAAAATTGCAGAGGAAATGCTTGCCGACATTAATAAAGACACTGTAGATTTTCAGTTAAACTTTGATGATTCATTACAGGAGCCTACTGTGCTTCCTTCAAAAGTTCCAAACTTACTAATCAATGGTTCTTCGGGTATTGCTGTAGGTATGGCAACAAATATGCCTCCTCACAATATCACAGAGTCAATTAATGCAACCATAGCATACATTGAAAACAACGATGTTACAGTTGCAGAACTGATGAAACATATTAAAGCACCTGATTTTCCAACAGGGGCCATAATTTATGGTTATACTGGTGTTCAGGAAGCATTTGAAACAGGTAGAGGCCGTATAGTTATGCGTGCCAAAGCCGAAATTGAAGCTACGAAAGAACGGGAAACAATCATTGTAACTGAAATACCTTACCAGGTAAACAAAGCAATGATGATTGAGCGTACTGCTGAGCTTGTTGGAGAGAAAAAAATTGAAGGTATTTCGAATATTAAGGATGAGTCTAACAAAGACGGAATCCGTATTGTTTACGAAATTAAACGTGACGCAAATGCTTCAATTGTATTAAATAACTTATTTAAACAAACTGCCTTACAAACATCATTTAGTGTAAATAACATTGCACTGGTTAAAGGCAGACCACAATTATTAAATCTAAAAGACCTGATTCAGCATTTCGTTGAGCACCGTCACGAAGTAGTAATCCGCAGAACCAAGTTTGAATTAGCCGAAGCACAAAAACGCGCTCACATATTAGAAGGCTTGTTAATTGCCCTTGATCATTTAGATGAAGTAATTAACTTGATCCGTAGTTCTGATACACCAGAAGAAGCCAGACTAGGCTTAATGGAGAAATTTGGACTAAGTGATATTCAGGCCAGAGCCATCCTTGATATGACACTCCGCAGATTAACCGGTCTGGAGCGTGATAAAATTAAGGAAGAGTACAATGAGTTAATGAAAACTATAGAGTACTTACAATCTATTTTGGCAGATGAAGGTAAGCGTATGCAGATAATTGTTGAAGAGCTTACTGAAATGAGAGAAAAATACGGTGATGAGCGTAGAACTCAGATCGTACACTCTGCCGAAGACATGAGCATGGAAGACTTCATCGAGGATGAAGAAGTTGTAATTACTATTTCTCATGAGGGTTATATTAAACGTACTCCTGCAACTGAATATCGCACACAGGGCAGAGGCGGAAAGGGTTCAAAAGGAAGTGATTCAAGAAATGAAGACTTCATTGAGCACATGCTAATTGCATCTAATCACAACTACATGTTGTTCTTTACCGAAACAGGTCGCTGCTTCTGGTTAAGAGTATACGAAATTCCAGAGGGATCGAGGTTAAGTAAAGGAAGGGCTATCCAAAATATCATCAATATTCCTAAAGAAGAAAAAATTAAAGCCTTTATTAAGGTTAAAAATCTTAAGGATCAGGAGTACCTTGAAAATAACTATATCATCATGTGTACCAAAAAAGGAACAATTAAGAAAACTTCTTTGGAGGCATATTCAAGACCTAGAGTTAATGGTATCAATGCAATCAACATTAATGAGGGAGATCAGCTACTTGAAGCAAGTTTAACTACAGGAACCAGCGAAATTGTTATGGCATTGCGCTCTGGAAGGGCAATTCGCTTTAACGAAGAGAAGGTTAGACCAATGGGAAGAACTGCTACCGGGGTTCGTGGTGTAACACTTGCTCATGAAAATGATGAAGTTGTTGGCATGATTGCTGTTAATGATCCAGGAGCTACTGTTCTTGTTGTATCAGAAAAAGGTTATGGCAAACGTACCGATATAGAAGATTATCGTGTTACAAATAGGGGCGGTAAAGGTGTTAAAACCATTAACGTTACTGAGAAAACAGGAACGCTTGTTGCAATCAAAAACGTAACTGATTCTGATGACTTAATGATCATCAATAAATCAGGTATTGTTATTAGAATTGTTGTTAGCGAATTAAGAGTAATGGGACGAGCTACACAAGGTGTACGTTTAATTAACTTAAAAGGTAATGATGAGATTGCTTCAGTAGCCAGAATTGATCACGATGACGAAGAAACTGAAGAAGCAACTGAAAGCCATGTTGTAGTAGATGGTGAAGCTCTTGAAGCTGCTCCAGATGAGGATACTACTGAAGAAGAAACAAGCGATGAAGAAGCTGGAGATGATGCAGAAGACGAAACTGAAGACTAA
- a CDS encoding tetratricopeptide repeat protein: MKKILFSLLFVGVATLANAQKSEIEAAKKQWALLSLNKDKTLADNLKTLNEGLAHTDKAIAHEKSKDLVESWSYRALFASRIALVDSLDAANSSANQKIAEEAVEKAKALDTKGNEKENIENARLTIQDAMRNRGIYAYQKKDFAGALAAFNEVTAKNPNDTAMFINAGVVAKEAKNYPEVVRNFKKAIELNYKDSKMLYSDIIKTTFDEIKDSVAGLSLLQEASAKYPEDPYFIGLETDIYLKKGDIAKSQEMLTKLVAKDPKNANYQSLLGDTYYKQALAVQTQRNALDPKKTKEFNELGIKMTKFIDQAIPFYKAALDIDPKHVNTLENLAIIYAFKNDNVNYEAIKKRLAELK, translated from the coding sequence ATGAAAAAGATACTTTTTAGTTTATTATTTGTAGGTGTTGCCACACTTGCTAATGCACAAAAGAGTGAAATTGAAGCTGCAAAAAAACAATGGGCACTTTTGTCTTTAAATAAAGACAAAACCTTAGCCGACAATTTAAAAACTCTAAATGAAGGGCTGGCACACACAGATAAAGCAATTGCTCATGAGAAATCAAAAGACCTGGTTGAGTCTTGGTCGTACAGAGCATTATTTGCTTCGAGAATTGCATTAGTAGATTCACTTGATGCTGCTAATTCATCTGCAAATCAGAAAATTGCTGAAGAAGCAGTTGAAAAAGCAAAAGCCTTAGATACTAAAGGCAACGAAAAAGAAAATATCGAGAATGCACGCCTAACCATTCAGGATGCAATGAGAAACAGGGGGATTTACGCTTATCAAAAAAAGGACTTTGCCGGAGCATTAGCAGCATTTAATGAAGTAACTGCTAAAAACCCGAATGACACAGCTATGTTTATCAATGCTGGTGTTGTGGCTAAAGAAGCAAAGAATTACCCTGAAGTAGTTAGAAACTTTAAAAAAGCTATTGAGCTGAATTATAAAGATTCTAAAATGCTTTACTCTGATATTATCAAAACTACTTTTGATGAGATAAAAGATAGCGTTGCAGGTTTAAGTTTACTACAAGAAGCATCTGCTAAATATCCTGAGGACCCATATTTTATTGGTCTTGAAACTGATATTTATCTAAAAAAGGGAGATATAGCTAAATCTCAGGAAATGCTCACTAAATTGGTAGCAAAAGATCCTAAAAATGCTAACTACCAATCTCTTTTAGGTGATACTTACTACAAACAAGCACTTGCTGTACAAACTCAAAGAAATGCTTTAGATCCTAAAAAAACTAAGGAATTTAATGAACTGGGTATTAAGATGACTAAATTCATCGATCAAGCTATTCCTTTCTATAAAGCAGCCCTTGATATAGATCCGAAACACGTAAATACATTAGAAAATTTAGCGATTATCTATGCATTTAAAAATGATAACGTGAACTATGAAGCCATTAAAAAAAGATTGGCTGAATTAAAATAG
- a CDS encoding tetratricopeptide repeat protein, with protein sequence MSRISFISTIFLVVTTCNLAFSQKSQLLIARNSVGKLQIAINKKQDANAQLGIIGEGIRATEAAQNDKKTKKWPETWAIKAYLSSYIAITDPNEGNSDKYYNLAIDAIDSAKRLDKFQTNTHLIEASIYNINIKKQEKANAAFAKNDFTAAFNLLKEVSDFFPKDTTLAINTALAAQNIRGFDNALEYFKRAKENGAKNPAVFQNLANIYTSKFEVDQAIKTLEDGIRINSGDVNLTNNYINLLLDNEKYGQAIKVIENTLKTDTANKLLYFLYGYLYQNNSGLGTAELAYSKALVIDENYFDALYQLGVAYIQSANEALKSTSSDKNVKFSSFINRAEVSLLQAHEINQNDKSTVQLLIEIYTRKNKLDKVQELKSKLEEF encoded by the coding sequence ATGAGTAGGATATCTTTTATTAGCACAATATTTTTAGTTGTAACAACTTGTAATTTGGCCTTTTCTCAAAAAAGTCAGCTTTTAATAGCAAGAAATAGTGTGGGTAAATTGCAAATAGCTATTAACAAAAAGCAGGATGCTAATGCGCAATTAGGAATAATAGGAGAAGGGATAAGGGCAACTGAGGCAGCTCAAAATGACAAGAAAACGAAGAAATGGCCTGAAACATGGGCGATTAAAGCTTATTTAAGTTCATATATAGCCATTACAGATCCAAATGAGGGCAATTCGGACAAATATTATAATCTGGCAATAGACGCAATAGATTCTGCAAAAAGGTTAGATAAATTTCAAACTAATACGCATTTAATAGAAGCATCGATTTACAATATTAATATTAAAAAGCAAGAAAAGGCAAATGCGGCTTTTGCAAAAAATGATTTCACCGCTGCCTTTAACTTACTTAAGGAAGTGAGTGATTTTTTCCCAAAGGATACTACTTTAGCAATAAATACGGCCCTTGCTGCACAAAATATCAGAGGTTTTGATAATGCTCTTGAATATTTTAAAAGAGCTAAAGAAAATGGTGCAAAAAATCCGGCAGTATTTCAAAATCTGGCAAATATCTATACTTCAAAATTTGAGGTTGACCAGGCAATTAAAACACTTGAAGATGGAATAAGAATAAATTCCGGAGACGTTAACCTGACAAATAATTATATCAACTTATTACTTGATAACGAAAAATACGGTCAGGCAATAAAAGTTATCGAGAATACATTAAAAACTGATACAGCAAACAAGTTGCTCTATTTTCTATACGGATATCTATATCAAAATAATTCGGGCTTAGGAACAGCTGAATTAGCTTACAGTAAAGCTCTGGTTATTGATGAGAATTATTTTGATGCTTTATATCAATTAGGTGTAGCCTATATACAATCTGCAAATGAGGCTCTTAAGTCAACAAGTTCAGATAAAAACGTAAAGTTTTCATCATTCATTAATAGAGCTGAGGTTTCATTATTACAAGCTCATGAGATCAATCAGAATGATAAATCTACTGTTCAGTTGCTTATAGAAATCTATACACGCAAAAATAAGCTGGATAAAGTTCAGGAACTTAAATCTAAGCTAGAAGAGTTTTAG
- a CDS encoding FUSC family protein, whose product MFDRPIRSIHDFLLSTYFADGLRITFGVLCPSLILAQFGMLQYGMTLSLGALCASVVDSPGPIVHRRNAMLITTVLITLIFIIVGLTNSNIYFTGIVIACFSFVFSMFFLYGLRAAAIGTASLLIMVLSIDDIRPWTEVLFSALLIFAGSIWYTLLSYFFYRLRPYRIVQQTLSDSIHSVSEFLRAKAKFYRQNTNYDDNYADLLQLQVTVHEKQDAVREVLFKTREIVRETTPEGRFLLLVFVDMVDLFEQVMSTYYNYKQLHEQFDASGILIHYESVIIRIADELDDIAFSLKTGSTPSLPTSLIEDIDKLKNEITALEVNNTENKYNTLGIIALKNIEVNIENILSRIKTINGYFNKSEKKNLKPRKIEVERFVTRQNIDFKLLIENITFNSSTFRHSLRVAIVMLIGFIVAKSLDFSHSYWILLTILVISKPGFSLAKKRNIERLVGTVIGAFVGMGILVYIQDKNTLFVILLICMIGCYSFQRKNYVVSVLFMTPYILVLFDFLGLGSISLARERIYDTLIGSGIALMASYSLFPNWEYEKLKEAMVDTLIANIKYFEQVKLCYSEQVTDLTNYKVARKEVYVTTANLASLFQRMFSEPKSKQIMMKELHQFTALNHLLSSYIATLSLYYKEHSFIFPNFEELNPITQNTVYLLNLASENLFKNTDTVSNVPLIRRNINPNADEQSDEVIIAEQFDTIQKVAYDIYKLSEVISKTTKRNI is encoded by the coding sequence ATGTTTGATCGTCCCATAAGAAGTATCCACGATTTCTTGCTTAGCACATATTTCGCTGATGGTCTGAGAATTACCTTCGGCGTTCTTTGTCCTTCCTTAATTTTAGCTCAATTTGGAATGCTCCAATATGGTATGACTTTATCATTGGGAGCTTTATGCGCAAGTGTTGTTGATTCTCCAGGTCCAATTGTACATCGCAGAAATGCCATGTTAATCACTACAGTCTTAATTACGCTAATATTTATTATTGTAGGCCTTACAAACAGCAATATTTATTTTACCGGGATTGTTATTGCTTGTTTCAGTTTTGTTTTCTCTATGTTTTTCTTGTACGGCCTCAGAGCCGCTGCAATTGGAACAGCTTCATTGCTCATCATGGTTTTAAGTATTGATGACATCCGCCCATGGACTGAAGTTCTCTTTTCTGCCTTACTTATCTTTGCCGGCAGCATTTGGTATACTTTACTTAGCTATTTTTTTTACAGATTAAGGCCATATAGAATTGTTCAACAAACACTTAGTGATTCAATACATTCAGTAAGTGAATTTTTAAGAGCTAAAGCGAAATTTTATCGTCAAAATACAAACTATGATGACAACTATGCCGATTTACTTCAACTTCAGGTTACGGTCCACGAAAAACAAGACGCTGTCAGAGAGGTATTATTTAAAACTAGAGAAATAGTTAGAGAGACTACCCCCGAAGGCAGGTTTCTGCTCTTAGTTTTTGTTGATATGGTTGATCTTTTTGAACAAGTCATGTCTACTTATTATAATTACAAGCAACTCCATGAACAGTTCGATGCTTCGGGTATTTTAATTCATTACGAATCAGTTATTATAAGAATTGCAGATGAGTTGGACGATATTGCCTTTTCTTTAAAAACCGGGAGTACCCCTAGCCTACCCACTTCGTTAATTGAAGATATAGATAAACTAAAAAATGAGATCACAGCACTTGAAGTAAACAATACAGAAAACAAATATAACACTCTTGGAATCATCGCTTTAAAGAATATAGAAGTAAACATAGAAAACATCCTTTCCAGAATTAAAACTATCAATGGATATTTTAATAAAAGCGAGAAAAAGAATCTGAAACCGCGAAAAATTGAAGTTGAAAGGTTTGTAACTAGACAAAATATTGATTTCAAACTACTAATTGAAAATATAACCTTCAATTCTTCAACTTTCAGGCATTCGCTAAGAGTTGCCATAGTAATGCTTATTGGTTTTATTGTGGCCAAATCTTTGGATTTCTCACATAGCTATTGGATTCTTTTAACCATTCTGGTAATATCTAAACCTGGTTTTAGTTTAGCAAAAAAAAGAAATATAGAGCGTTTGGTGGGAACAGTAATTGGCGCATTTGTTGGCATGGGGATACTAGTTTACATTCAAGATAAAAACACGTTGTTTGTGATTTTACTGATATGTATGATTGGTTGCTATAGCTTTCAGCGTAAAAATTATGTGGTAAGCGTACTCTTCATGACACCCTACATACTGGTATTATTTGATTTTCTTGGACTTGGAAGTATTTCTTTAGCTCGAGAAAGAATCTATGATACGTTAATAGGTTCGGGTATTGCTTTAATGGCAAGTTATTCATTATTTCCAAACTGGGAGTACGAAAAGCTCAAAGAAGCTATGGTTGATACACTAATTGCCAATATAAAATATTTTGAACAGGTTAAGCTTTGTTATTCAGAACAAGTTACAGATTTAACAAACTATAAAGTTGCCAGAAAAGAAGTTTATGTGACTACAGCAAATCTAGCCTCGCTGTTTCAGCGAATGTTTTCAGAACCAAAAAGCAAACAGATTATGATGAAAGAGCTGCATCAATTTACTGCATTAAATCACCTCTTATCATCTTATATAGCTACCTTATCTTTGTATTATAAGGAGCATTCCTTTATTTTTCCAAATTTTGAAGAGTTAAACCCCATCACGCAAAACACTGTTTACCTACTTAACCTGGCTTCCGAAAACTTATTTAAAAATACAGATACAGTAAGTAATGTTCCATTAATAAGAAGAAATATAAATCCTAATGCTGATGAACAAAGCGATGAGGTAATCATTGCAGAACAATTTGATACGATTCAGAAAGTAGCATATGACATCTATAAATTATCAGAAGTCATATCTAAAACTACCAAAAGAAATATTTAA
- the bioB gene encoding biotin synthase BioB yields the protein MQPTKHNWTKEEISAIYHKPFLDLVYEAATIHRENKDYAEVQVSSLISIKTGGCAEDCSYCPQAARYHTDLEVQPLMQVSQVVSAAVKAKEGGASRLCMGAAWREVRDNRDFDRVIEMVKAVNDMDMEVCCTLGMLTENQAQRLADAGLYAYNHNIDTSEDDYKRIISTRTYDDRLNTIKNVRKAKLTVCSGGIIGLGETVEDRVSMLQTLSNMAVHPESVPVNALVPVKGTPLESQPRVPIWDMVRMIATARIVMPNSVVRLSAGRNEMSTLEQAFCFMAGASSIFAGDKLLTTPNPAFIDDMAMFELLGLKTRDAFKNGRPVNTIADKQEETAI from the coding sequence ATGCAACCAACAAAACACAACTGGACGAAGGAAGAAATATCAGCCATATACCATAAACCATTTTTGGATCTCGTTTACGAAGCCGCAACTATACATCGCGAGAATAAAGATTACGCAGAAGTGCAGGTGAGTTCTTTGATCTCTATAAAAACAGGTGGCTGCGCCGAGGATTGTTCATATTGTCCACAGGCTGCACGTTACCATACTGATCTGGAAGTTCAGCCGCTTATGCAGGTAAGTCAGGTAGTGAGTGCAGCTGTAAAAGCGAAAGAAGGTGGTGCATCACGTTTATGTATGGGTGCTGCATGGCGCGAAGTACGTGATAACCGCGACTTTGATCGTGTAATTGAAATGGTGAAGGCCGTAAATGATATGGATATGGAGGTATGCTGTACATTGGGCATGCTTACTGAAAATCAGGCTCAGAGACTTGCAGATGCAGGTTTGTATGCTTACAACCACAACATTGATACTTCAGAGGATGATTATAAACGTATTATCTCTACCCGTACTTATGACGATCGTTTAAATACCATAAAAAATGTACGTAAGGCGAAATTAACGGTATGTAGTGGAGGAATTATCGGATTAGGTGAAACTGTTGAAGACAGGGTTTCTATGCTTCAAACCTTATCTAATATGGCTGTGCATCCTGAGTCTGTTCCGGTAAATGCTTTAGTACCTGTTAAAGGAACCCCACTAGAATCACAACCCCGTGTTCCAATATGGGATATGGTTAGGATGATTGCTACCGCACGTATTGTTATGCCAAATTCTGTTGTTCGCCTTTCGGCCGGTAGAAATGAAATGAGTACGTTGGAGCAGGCATTTTGCTTTATGGCAGGTGCAAGCTCTATTTTTGCAGGAGATAAATTATTAACAACACCAAATCCGGCATTTATTGATGATATGGCTATGTTTGAACTTCTTGGTTTAAAAACCCGGGATGCTTTTAAAAATGGCAGACCAGTAAATACAATTGCTGATAAACAGGAAGAAACGGCAATTTAA
- the mgtE gene encoding magnesium transporter, with translation MQSFDLDKTDVSKIKAALGGSDEELQVILEEYHASEIAILFESLTKDDRQRIINLLSVETASEVISEMHEESHPEELLLQLHPDKRTEIVEELDYDDATDIISQLEEHEQKEILEDLSEDDASSIRNLLSYHEETAGGLMNTEFIRINLNLTKKDAIDEIIHQSEEIEEFYTVYVIDDENTFQGIVSLKDIIKAKGNVKITELVKAEVAWVHPDTDQEEVARLISQYNITSIPVLDSDMKLLGRVTFDDVIDVLEDENTEDILKISGVSEDEELSGNWIEAVKSRLPWLILNLGTAFLASGVIRHFEPTIKLIEVLPAYMTIIAGMGGNAATQALAVTVRRISLYDLTDNQAYRTVLKEVSVGLINGAVTGLIVFLFAIVFDSNPMLGLVIFMAMTGNLLIAGITGAGIPLILKRVGIDPAIASSIIITTFTDVFGFLLLLGLASELLL, from the coding sequence ATGCAATCTTTCGATCTAGACAAAACAGACGTATCTAAGATTAAGGCGGCTTTAGGCGGTAGTGATGAAGAACTTCAGGTTATTCTGGAAGAGTATCACGCGTCTGAAATTGCGATCTTATTTGAAAGTTTAACTAAAGATGATAGACAACGCATAATCAATCTCTTATCTGTTGAGACGGCTTCTGAAGTAATTTCAGAAATGCATGAAGAATCGCATCCAGAGGAACTTTTACTACAACTTCATCCTGATAAGCGGACAGAGATTGTTGAGGAACTGGACTATGATGATGCCACAGACATCATATCTCAGCTTGAAGAACACGAGCAGAAAGAAATTCTTGAGGATCTGAGCGAAGATGATGCTTCGAGCATTCGTAATTTATTAAGCTACCACGAAGAAACCGCCGGTGGTTTGATGAATACGGAATTTATCCGGATAAATTTAAACCTTACCAAGAAGGATGCTATCGATGAGATTATCCATCAAAGTGAAGAAATTGAAGAGTTTTATACTGTTTATGTAATAGATGATGAGAATACTTTTCAGGGAATCGTTTCTTTGAAAGACATCATTAAAGCCAAAGGAAACGTAAAAATAACTGAGCTTGTTAAAGCTGAGGTTGCCTGGGTTCATCCTGATACGGATCAGGAAGAGGTGGCCAGACTTATTTCTCAATATAATATTACCAGTATTCCCGTTTTAGATAGTGATATGAAATTGCTTGGGCGCGTAACATTTGACGATGTTATAGATGTTCTGGAAGATGAAAATACTGAGGATATCTTGAAGATATCAGGGGTATCAGAAGATGAGGAATTAAGTGGTAACTGGATTGAGGCTGTAAAATCACGTTTGCCTTGGTTGATTTTGAATCTAGGAACAGCTTTTCTGGCATCAGGTGTTATCAGGCATTTTGAGCCTACTATTAAACTGATTGAAGTATTACCTGCATACATGACAATTATTGCTGGTATGGGCGGAAACGCAGCGACCCAGGCACTTGCTGTAACGGTAAGAAGGATTTCATTATATGACCTTACAGACAATCAGGCTTATAGAACAGTATTAAAAGAGGTTTCTGTTGGTCTTATTAACGGTGCCGTAACAGGCTTAATTGTATTTTTATTTGCAATAGTTTTTGATTCCAACCCAATGCTGGGGCTGGTTATTTTTATGGCCATGACAGGCAATTTATTAATAGCCGGCATTACCGGCGCAGGTATTCCGTTAATTTTAAAACGTGTTGGAATTGATCCAGCCATTGCTTCTTCAATAATTATTACAACATTTACAGATGTTTTCGGATTTTTGCTCCTGCTAGGCTTAGCGAGCGAACTTTTACTTTAA